A stretch of DNA from Plasmodium brasilianum strain Bolivian I chromosome 3, whole genome shotgun sequence:
AAGAagctattaaaaataaaagaacaacATACAAAGATAAATCcacttatattaaaaaaaagcatttctaaagaatatatacttaatataaGAGGAAACATCAACTCTGATACGAATGAACAAACAACTGGTATATTGAATAAAAATGACAAAccatatataacaaaaacaataaataagGTGGACATTGTAGATTGTACCCAACGTACTATAACTTCTAATGAGGCTAGAAGCACTTTTAAGACTggagaagaaaaattaagtaaacaTGCTCTTGTAAATAATGGTATATGTATGATATCTTGAATTCTGTTGTGTTTGCAAATGAATTAATATGtccttttattaaaatatggacaatatattattaatttagaAATAGTTTTATTCTAATTCTAATTCTAATTCTAATTCttattcctatttttatttttatttttattttattttttgtttatctgAAAAGtattttctaataaattttttcctttactACAGAAGCCGAAATAGAAGCAGAAACAGAAGCCGAAATAGAAGCAGAAATAGAAGCCGAAATAGAAGCAGAAATAGAAGCAGAAACAGAAGCAGAAATAGAAGCAGAAACAGAAGCAGAAATAGAAGCAGAAATAGAAGCAGAAATGACAGTTAACCCATTACAGGTAGCGGAGGACCCGAAAAAGGTAATTTGTCAAAATTGAAACGCACTAgcgtatatgtacatacgacTCTTTGCATATGTTTAAGAAGCCCTCTCCCTTTTTGATGTGAATGTGCATGCACGTGTGTGCGCATGATTGTAATTGCGTATGCACGTCTACACCTATGCATTTATCCATGTCATTGTAACTGCCACTGCACTAATTTAGGGTCCTCATGGTAAGGTAACAGATTATTTCTCTGGTTTACTTAACGCGTTAAATTTGGGAATTCCTAAAAGAATTGATGAAGAATCAGATGAAAGTGTTAATCATAATGCAAAACAGTTACAGGGGGAAGATGTCGAGGTATCAGAAGAAGAATTCAAGTTCCCACGGGAAGAAGGTAAGGAACCAgttaagggaaaaaaagagTCTATGAAAAGAGAAtcaaatttagaaaataaggaaaaaaatataaataggaGTGAGGAAAAATGTAGGGtacttataaaaaagagtaaCTGTGATGATACGGATGAAAATGGAATGAAACTAAAAACTAGCAGGATGTTAAGAACCACAAATTCCAGTAAGTATTTTACAAACAATAACTTAAAAGGATattcaataaaaaaggaattaatgAAAGTTAAGAAGTCTGTTGATGATGGTAATAAATTACAAGCAAAATCGCCTGTGCATGTAGTGAGGGATAGCAGGATCGAAATTTACCTAAACGGGGAAGAAAAAGAGTTTGAGGAGAAATCTGCAAGCAGGTCACCACAAGGATCGATTAGCGGGTATTCAAGTAGATCTTCAAGAGAATATTCAAATGAAGAGATTAATAAAGCGGTAAATGAAGTACCGAATGAAAGGATACATAAAGTGCCATATGATGTGCCGGATGACGAACAAGATGAAGCACTGAATATTATGATTAAATATTCAAACTTTAGCAAAGCAAAGAATAAATTaccatttttacaaaaaccTTTACTGAATAAACTTATAAAAAGTAAGCATCGTGGTATTCTGCAAAAAGTACTAGAATCCGATTTATCAGATATAAATTCTTCAAGAATGGCGGCTGAAGAAATAGCCAAACACAAAAATGCTTCGATTCATATTAATCTAAAGAGAAAAGCGTCTCTATcatctttaaaaataaagccCATATATAAAGTTTGATTCATAAACACACAAAATGTTTTGAggtataaaacaaaaaaaaaaaaaaaaaaaaaggcagagatagatagatataggGATAAAGTTGTGGAAGAAGTTTAATTTCTgcgtttttttatttttttcgtaataaactgatttttccaaaaattgaatttttcttctcaggaaattaaaaaaaaaaaaaaaaaaaaaaggataatatgatatttcctgtagatattttatttttttagctTATCGTATTTTAACATTTCTGTGCTTTGCGTTTTCAATGTTGTATTTTTTCCGTTTGCCAAGTACATCTATTTTCTCTTAAATATACTACAATATTTATAGAACTTAGGAAAATGGCTGAACTGTTAAGATATGTACACCcatatatacctacatacatatacatatatatatatatatatatatatatgtacatattacaCTGCGTAAGAGGCAAATAAGACATGGGCAACCGTATTATTcaccattttaaaaaaaaacgtaGCTGCCCATGATTCCAACATTTTATTGACATACACtttgcatttatttaatttatttttaaaaaaaagaaaagtgaaaaaaagaagggaTAAGTAAAGAAAAGTTTGCAAAAGGATAAGAAACGAATGCAAGAGGATAAGAAAAGTTTGCAAGAGGATAAGAAAAGTTTGCAAAAGGATAAGAAAAGTTTTCAAAAggataagaaaaatttgCAAAAGGATAAGAAAAGTTTGCAAAAGGATAAGAAAAGTATGCAAAAGGAACGAATTATTTATGCACACCTAGCATGTGTGcaataactttttttcttgtgcTGTGAGTTATTTAcgatatttaataaaatattggaaaaataaaaagaaacgttatttgataaaaatgtGCAACGGttcattaaaacatttttttaaattatttctttttatatataaacatgaaATAACGAAGTTACATGTTTTGGAGCAAATTAAACTGCAATGTGTGGGTAGTTAATGCGTCTTCGCATCTATTTATAGTTTTAagcatatgcatgtatatatacatacatacatgcgcctatatatatgtatgtacatatatctaTACTCATAAACGGGTTTGCAAAAGAAATGAACtcagaagaagaaaaatattctcacttcaaaaattttaagaaaaaaactgCGGTGGCTAAAATTATGCCAAATATATCagtaaaagaagaagaaagacCAAAAAATAGTTTGTGCGATTTATTACTTATTTCGTTAAGATTCTCaagtgcttttttttttagattttgtatttttttatttaaaaacatgttttctttttttctcttcttcatTACTGAGTCACAAGCTTTAATGGTTAGAAAATTCTTTAGTGTGTTTAAAGCTTCATTTTGGTTGTTATGAACATTGTACttattatatagatattcgttattataattatgtcTACCATATATGAAGTCATttccttgttttttttcattatcatatttttcatccGTCATTTCGTTAGTACGACTATTATTTATCCGTCTGCTGCTCTGTGGTGACTTACTTTCTAAAGCGAACTCTGAATGCTCCAGAAGGCCGTCCTTTGCGTAACCActtaaatcattttttataccaCCTGTTCCATATTTCGTATCATCTGTAGAATTccctttaattttatacaatAATAAGAGTCCATAGAAGCTTGAAAACAAATAGGGTACAATCAAGATGGAACAGTGTATAGGTATATTTTTCCAAACAGAACAATTTTTGAAACATAAGGAGCAAAGGGCGCATATGAAGGCCATTGAGCCAGAAGGATGTATAAGCACAAAATCTACgaaatttaataattgtaCTTTCttaatgtatttaaaaaaataaaaagtaataatattggAAAGGAATGAAccacataaaaataaagaaaaatattttagagAACCAagttttttttcaagaaaaCGAGAAGCTAAAAAAAAGGTGGACAGCTGCACTGCgcattgtaatatattttcgtttgtaaaaaattgggatgttatatactttatattaatcaagtcatttttattatttatctttttatcatattcttcttcttttccttctttttcttcaaaattatgaataataaaatagttaTCTAAATAGGCTAATATTTTATCTACTTGAAATATTATACTCTCTTCATTTTCACAATCTTTCAAGTTGTaaatcaaaattttaaagaaagaTGAAATTCCTATCATCCCTAAAATAATGCAGACCGTCGCATACGGAAAGGAGTTGCTTTCTGGGTAGTACATATATTctttaaccttttttttttctctttcacTATCATTTGCTCTTTCTCTCTCATTTGCTTTTTCACTTTCTCTTTCTCTTCCTTTGAACAATTCTCtgcaatttttataattaccgCTGTAAGTTGTTATATTGTACATatcctttttcttattattcatataaaaaacacATTCAGAAGAATAATCCAACGCACTTCTTCCTTTTAAATTACAATGATCTTTTTGTGAGGAGCTACACAAAAATAAACGTCTTTTCCTGTTAAGACATTTTtgctttaaaaatttataaggTAATAAGTAACtactgaaaaatatttttcttctcaaatgattaatcattttaaaaattttctgcTCTATACAATAACACATATCTCAGAAAATTTTCAACAacaatttcttctttttagtCTTCTCACACATTCGAATTAGTtacatattttgttaaaattgtTAAGAAGGTATGGTAAATTATGACAACTTTTTGAAAAAGTGTTAAGAGGTCATATCAGAATTAgaaatttgtttaaaattattaacgcGTCATATCAGAATTAgaaatttgtttaaaattattaacgcGTCATATCAGAATTAgaaatttgtttaaaattattaacgcGTCATAACAAAATTggtaattttgtttaaaattattaacgcGTCATAACAAATTAGGGAATCCTTTCAAATTTATTCCAAAAATAGTCAAGTGTAGCATTCGAATATtaaagttattttattttattttaatttattttgttttgttctgttttgttttatgctttaaaaatatttgcttAAAATGTGGAGAATATAGATTATGGATAAATTAAAATCTACATTAAGCAATaaatcaaaaagaaaaaaaaaagaaaaatgaaaaaatgaaataacgaaaaaatgtaaaaacgaaaaatcgaaaatatgaaaaaacgaaaatacgaaaaaacgaaaatacgaaaaaacgaaaatacgaaaaaacgaaaatacgaaaaaacgaaaatatgaaaaaacaaaaacaagcATCAAATTGGAGTGGTAGATCAAAATTAAACATCAAAGACGAACACACATGTTTCGAAGTATCCATAATGATGCTGACGTTTGCAAAACTTTAAAAACTATATGtaaggaaatatattatcaaatGTATAAAATCAAATAGAtcaacaaaagaaaaataaacataaagaaaatattagttattttaaaataactcctttgaaatatattaaaaattagcTACACATACAGCATAATATTGAAGTAAGGAATAAAACACAAACCCATTGCAGCATGCAAcaactaaaaaaaagagaaaaaacatatatatatatcaatatgtatatatgaatgcaTTTACACAGTTCTTACTAATGAAAACTTTAAATCACACCAAGGGGTCATCTTCCTTAATATCGTCATTTTCGAACGAAGAGGCTTCACTAAGGGTATCCGTGcttatcttaatttttttgttcatttgttcattttttaatttttttgctaCATTAACTATTAATGTAGAAGGTTTATATTTCGCTTCATTGATCCACGCTctacaaaaggaaaaaagaaagaaaaaagtaaagaagtaaaaataaaagaagtaaaaataaaagaagtaaaaataaaagaagtaaaaataaaaaaagtaaaaataaaaaaagtaaaaatagaaagagtaaaaatagaaagagtaaaaatagaaagagtaaaaatagaaagagtaaaaataaagagtaaatgagtgaaaataaaaaaaaaaaaaatttttttacacattttaatatatcatttctctatatatttttaaacatcTTTTTGTTAAGTGCAAAAGGTATTCATATGAGAAGTCTGTGGCTTTGCTTAAggatttattttgttctatttttcaCTACTTAAAATCAGCTTCTTTCAACTTTGAATAAGAATGATCATCCTCGACAATTTCTAGTCTCCCTTTCCCTAAGGGGACTGTAGATATTAATTCATCGCAAACACTCATGGGTGTTGTGGTATCCTTAGATCCATTGACAATTATTACATATGGAAATGTAGATAAATCAGTTTCTAGATTATGTGTAAATTTTTGAAACGTTTTAACAGAGGGAGATACAAGGAtctaccaaaaaaaaaaaaaaaaagaaaagtaaaataatgaaaaagatgaaatataatgaaataatatcatGGGGAATATGGTGCATGCGCAAGCGTGTGTGTcaactaaaaaaatttatatctttttttttttttttttttattctaacCAGAGGCTTTTTCCCATTTCTATAATTAAGATTCATAGCTACAACAGCTCCAAAATAAATTCCAACAACAACATCAGGATCATACATTAGTACTTTTTGCTCTGCTTGTTTTATtgattttttcataatataataaagaataagATGGGAcccaataaaatatataactattattataataaccTGCGTATAACATTTAATGCATGcaaaaatttgttaaagtgatttttttttgcttatgtgtgtatatatctatatctatctatatatatatagatagatacaGACATAGATACAGACATAGATATAGACATAGATACAGACATAGATATAGACATAGATACAGacatagatatagatatatattatatatgtttaatttaATGGCTTATTCGTTGCATATTCATGTAAATGTTTGTCCATTCGCATATATGCTCATTTGTCAGAATATTCATTcgtttatctatttatttttcttttgccCCGTGTTACCGATAAGATAATGGTtgtcacaaaaaaaataagatccGAGAATTGGTAGGAAACATAAATGTTAAATAACATAACACATACTACAAACAAAAGGAATATTAAAAACGAGCTAATGCTGCGCTTTTGGTTTATACCGGCtatcattaaatttttttttccaacagctttttcaattaattttttcttcttgcTTTCTCCAAAAGCGTGAAACCTattgagaaaataaaaaaatataacagagaagactatatattttaaagttaCTCGTATATTATGATAAGATATGTACACTCTTTATGCTggaaaacaataaataaaaagagaggttaaaaaaataagaagcaaaataaaaaaaacaaaaaacaaaagtatCATATTTGTAGTGGAAAAATTAGCCTGATATTTTATTAcccatgtatgtataatatctttatactttctttcattttttgtgcatatgtctatctatctatatatacatatgtgtatatgtgtatatgtgtatatgtatttgtgtacatatatatatatatatatatatgactgCGTGTGTGTGTGTGAAAAAATGGTGTTAATTTTCTCTATCACAGTAAGTGGCTCTTAAAAAATGACGCAGAATGAAATTAGATgaggaaataataaatgtcaACTTATTTTCTTTAGCTCCTTTTCAAATGgaaacttttttaattaaggAGAGCtagcttttttaaaatgaaaaatggttaataattaaaacaaaaaacgaagaaacaaaaataaaaaaaaagataagtaATAAgggaatatatttttatacccttaaataaaaattttttttaacagatATTGTATGAATtataaggaaaatttttgtgtggttaaaaatcattttgctataaaatatattctagtgaaaataatattcatttaataatcgaaaaaaaaaatatactaaaaaaaaaaaagaaaaaagaaagagctACACGAATTAAACTTTTGTTAAGTTAATAGCTTATAACATCCATTGTcttatttccctttttccCCATTGTATACATTAAATACATTTACCAGTGAACGTATTCTTTTGTTATGTTCTGTTTAGTCTGtctatttgtttatttatttgtttgtttgtttatttgtttgttcatttgtttgttcatttgtttgtttatttgtttatttatttttttgtttattttttccttttttatttttatgttgatattacaattatgaaaataatgattgCTCAACACCTTTTTGGTTAGTTGcaaattttttgtacataatttttttttttttttttggtaatacaaaataaacaatttgtttttataatagttatacattaattatattattgcatgttcatttttatttttgttcataattttatttatgatacTTTTAATGTGTATcactttttaatatgaatgttcataaatattttgctgctctttttttttattctacaTGAATGAAAACTTTAAAACGCTCTTTTTTATTCCacgttcataaaaaaaaaaaaaaaaaaaaaaagtaaaagtaaaagCAAAAGTAACAGTTGCTGTCTAACTTTTAAATTTCGATAACTCAATTATCTAAACTGTATTAAAGCgtaaacaaaatttattaaaaaataggagaaaataaattaccgcgaaggaaaaaaaaaggggataACTGCTTCTATCGTTACTATAAGTTTCGCATTAAGCGCTAATTGCCAtaaagtaatttttatttggcGTGTAATTGGTCACTACAATgtttctatattatatataaaagataaataaatatacatatatatatatatatatatatatatatatgtataccttCATATGTGTGTGTTCGAATTTAAACGCGAACTATTGTTGATGTTACGAAACAATTTTGTGTGATCCAGTGTAGGTCCACGTATGCACCTAGCAGAAACACACAATGAATAGTTGCCTGGTCaggtaaaatatttttacagctatacatgtatatgtatatataaatatatatttatatattcatatgtgcgtgcgtttattttatttatttatttttttttttagatggCCAATTAACCTTTTAATTATTCAAGAACGGTGCtttaaaatgatattaattcTGAGTGGggtattttaaaatagttcattatttatattatgaattattttaaaagttgcagaaaaattatacatacttTGTCGAATTAAAtatgctttaaaaaattttttattatttctttcattattatttcttcctgacttgttaataaaatatatatatgttcaagtagggaatatttatttttatttatttaaattaagaatgataaaaattacttctacttctaaatataaattttaagcAAAAAAAGGGTGTGCTGCATAATTTCTAATATacgaataataaaaagagaaatataaaaaataaagtaaaagtataattaaattGTAAATTTAAGTATACTGTGGATTTGTAAAgttaattcattaaaaaatttggacTCCTATAAATTCCAATCAATTTTGAGAACAGTTTCGTTTGTTTGTACTGAAGAGTaatgtatgtttttttaacGACTCATAAACttatgttttcatttattattttatatttttttttattttttttcaaattgcTTGCTTCAAGGCTTCATAAGAAGAAAGATTCAGAGAAAAGAAGTCTAtattataagtaaaaataaacttaaaaaGTAATTGAATAACTTCAACAAAATTAATGTCGTCTTAACATTTGAGCCTACTCGTTTAGCAGTTCATTGagaattttttcaaaatgtgtATGTTGACTTTGGACACtatgtttaatttattcttccttacatttatttattcattcattcgtTCGTTCGTTCGTTcgtttattcattcattcattcattcattcattcattcattttttttttttttttaatgtgtaacattttttaaaaggattAAAGCATcaattatttaaaacttttttcctcctatatattaacatattacaatattattattaaaataaaattattttatttcttaaaaatttgtttaatagtaaaaataacacTGTTTTTTTATAGCAAAGCCACAGCATGAAAATGTATGGAAATGTGTACAgcaaaagaaattaaataaaaaggagaattttggaaaatagatgaaaaaagggaaaaaaaaaaaagtctgAACTGTTCTATTTCTactattaacaaaaatatatagtggAAGTATTTTGACGTAAACAATTGTTCAAATGAGCATACTCTATTTTAAAATCAAATGAAGTTGCTTAAGTTGCTTAATGCGGTGAAACAATTcctgctttattttattttattttatttatttatttttttttttgcatgcAAAAAAGCACAGAATAAAATACcttaataaaatgttaaatgaaaaaaaaaaaaaaaaaagtggtCTGACAACCTccagtataataaaatattttacggAGTGTCTACTCTTATAtcagtttatttttttttttgtttaagaGGTGCA
This window harbors:
- a CDS encoding hypothetical protein (conserved Plasmodium protein): MINHLRRKIFFSSYLLPYKFLKQKCLNRKRRLFLCSSSQKDHCNLKGRSALDYSSECVFYMNNKKKDMYNITTYSGNYKNCRELFKGRERESEKANERERANDSEREKKKVKEYMYYPESNSFPYATVCIILGMIGISSFFKILIYNLKDCENEESIIFQVDKILAYLDNYFIIHNFEEKEGKEEEYDKKINNKNDLINIKYITSQFFTNENILQCAVQLSTFFLASRFLEKKLGSLKYFSLFLCGSFLSNIITFYFFKYIKKVQLLNFVDFVLIHPSGSMAFICALCSLCFKNCSVWKNIPIHCSILIVPYLFSSFYGLLLLYKIKGNSTDDTKYGTGGIKNDLSGYAKDGLLEHSEFALESKSPQSSRRINNSRTNEMTDEKYDNEKKQGNDFIYGRHNYNNEYLYNKYNVHNNQNEALNTLKNFLTIKACDSVMKKRKKENMFLNKKIQNLKKKALENLNEISNKSHKLFFGLSSSFTDIFGIILATAVFFLKFLK